From Girardinichthys multiradiatus isolate DD_20200921_A unplaced genomic scaffold, DD_fGirMul_XY1 scaffold_43, whole genome shotgun sequence, one genomic window encodes:
- the LOC124865211 gene encoding LOW QUALITY PROTEIN: uncharacterized protein LOC124865211 (The sequence of the model RefSeq protein was modified relative to this genomic sequence to represent the inferred CDS: substituted 1 base at 1 genomic stop codon), which translates to MPRKGRRSEAAKKRWRTLDQEDLQSSQPDVAKPRTSPPTAQAWTPTQSPEKKMSRLLESPGQVVCQEEPRRPLTSLVSRRGTGRRHRVVKWPFSPVTYRSHKLVLPAEVPEKRFVLLVGDSHLRAYVDEFVSMPEGNLSFGFLATPGASADELRREVLGAVLPGTPEVVCLLAPGNNLEARRTVQQSGADFEGLLLAVGNLCPNVVVVDFPPRLTVEXDHQQLLRQEYHRVAARRNVRYLSVVEHFPRSCLDMWSRDGVHLSDHPGMEVLAQLLWDASYTQLELSAPTSPAPPPAPVKPPSPVVRRSPPRPPPPAPVTPPSPVVRRSPPRLVVVGEVPAPRPSDPFAWTVVRGGQRTSRQVQRGDGSPHITGRMVDQQGDLLDSTIPPNPVWFSPTVLEEMDRIVPASGRDAPLPTRALKGKKKASVRRRPRPDPSKPRPEELQVEGAPTERTRPARRQPRRATPTLEVDAPAESSPAPLEDHVMDDSCQASSLEPCASGPPVQTVRATHCQADYRYGTFSRNHQCTCMALTFLAYHSEGLQFDTVLLDRVLEQGDALYVGIKQQLMLDGRFVDNHLTVEEMPQQVLTDGNIYSVHTTGVRVGRVLCQNDSPQRSRPMGFPLASQLECLSENVTHAFLLVTPECIAVFRDRDGRFGVFDSHSRNSAGLPHPNGTAVVMTFSNLTLMVEHLYKLFQNRGPYATYEFVPVSFVSDDIGDAPPPALSNLNISPGSTQASPGAKKSESASDEEDEEEMPAWLVQVGHILEETVPTMPDVSKLPKARRIKVRDRVKAQLGQDVVKKMKQRTSEKEKYDTSPTYKVKKLRAMKQAYLLQHAERKIQLTARYKRDVAYRRRLMEYVKERYSNDPIYRGRQMKYVKERYSNDPNFTARQKRLMRMYMKKMYSKLQFRVQHNKKCAVNRRLRLSKKKLSQNTMLQCAMRIRRKYRRTLGFLQGTPQPLISNEMKAAIMKFQEKIQLGPTHVCTVCHRALFPCQVKHCNRAKYTKNIRVEAQCLTGTYVHMCDSACSAPCSVPKERTQEWICYTCDSYVTRGKMPSIAAANHLDLAPIPTELSLLNVLERQLIAKILPFAKIVSLPKGQQRAIHGAVVCVPSEMETIVNCLPRPSTEAQLLQVKLKRKIKYKGYQYFYTVNMENVLAALRKLKETHPDYKDVNINESATFEDFQEDQPVEESETQAEDAVTDQPDHIGEEHQALRPGLILDTCMQPPDIAQEVLSYGDGIFSVAPAQGNKPVGFFTVPRLEAKAFPVQFPTGQNTLDEARRVILSPSMYFNVRLFSVDTRFAKDQSYLFFAQFVTETHMANNSMSIQSRKGKARSKEGQNISSKMLQDKEELEKLIQNKEATRFMQPLRGTPAYWEKGLRDLHAMVRQLGKPTFFCTFSAAEMRWPEVIEAIKAQHGEQVNFSELDWNTKCDILRSNPVTVMRMFSKRVDALFTDLILSPAQPIGPVEDYFYRVEFQARGSPHIHSVIWIKDAPEMEDPSCCDQVINFIDRYISCQLPDETTDPELHKIVTEVQMHSKKHSKSCKKGNVQCRFGFPKLPMDRTRITAPLLFDFENDCDEKTKQSRQKDGQKKSRKSKPIIISNQQREAKRKLKSIRDLLMDQKSSFKDLPELLQACKMTKEEYNHYVDALTSGMVVMMKRDPKDSWVNGYNPDLLRAWNANMDIQYVIDEYSCIEYMMSYIAKPEHEMAQFLKSVVEDLKKSDVNQRDEMKKIMQAYSKQREVSAQESVARTCSLPLKKSSRSVIFIQTDEDCVKMSLPMSKLINMAPDEENVWMTGLPEKYLNRPETLEFQHMCLAEFVSEYRVLYGKQIEGRNAIPS; encoded by the exons ATGCCACGCAAGGGACGACGCTCTGAGGCCGCCAAGAAGAGATGGAGGACCCTGGACCAGGAGGACCTGCAGAGCAGCCAGCCGGACGTCGCCAAG CCCAGGACATCCCCACCCACCGCGCAGGCTTGGACCCCCACCCAGTCTCCGGAGAAGAAG ATGTCCCGACTGCTGGAGTCCCCGGGCCAGGTGGTTTGCCAGGAGGAGCCCCGTAGGCCATTGACCTCTCTTGTGTCAC GCCGTGGGACGGGGCGTCGCCATCGCGTCGTGAAGTGGCCGTTTTCCCCTGTGACTTACCGTAGTCACAAGTTGGTCCTGCCAGCCGAGGTCCCGGAGAAGAGG tttgttCTTTTGGTTGGTGACTCCCATCTGCGTGCTTACGTTGATGAGTTTGTCTCCATGCCAGAGGGCAACCTCTCCTTTGGGTTTCTTGCAACCCCCGGGGCCTCGGCGGACGAGTTGAGGCGTGAGGTGCTGGGAGCAGTTCTGCCTGGGACCCCCGAGGTAGTCTGTCTTCTGGCACCCGGCAACAACTTGGAAGCCAGAAGGACCGTGCAGCAGTCGGGCGCGGACTTCGAGGGGCTGCTGCTCGCCGTCGGCAACCTCTGCCCTAAC GTGGTTGTTGTGGACTTTCCTCCACGTCTAACCGTGGAGTAAGACCACCAACAGCTGCTCCGGCAGGAGTACCACCGTGTGGCTGCTCGGAGAA ATGTTCGCTACCTCTCGGTAGTTGAACATTTCCCGCGGAGCTGCTTGGACATGTGGAGCAGGGATGGC GTTCACCTGAGCGACCATCCTGGGATGGAGGTCCTTGCTCAGTTGCTGTGGGATGCGTCCTACACGCAACTTGAGTTAAGTGCACCGACATCTCCAGCTCCACCTCCTGCTCCTGTAAAGCCTCCTTCCCCCGTGGTGAGACGTTCCCCCCCTAGGCCTCCACCTCCTGCTCCTGTGACGCCTCCTTCCCCCGTGGTGAGACGTTCCCCCCCCAG GCTGGTTGTGGTCGGCGAGGTTCCAGCTCCGCGTCCTTCGGACCCTTTCGCTTGGACTGTTGTCCGTGGTGGCCAGAGG ACGTCGCGCCAGGTCCAGAGGGGTGATGGCTCTCCACACATCACTGGGAGGATGGTTGACCAACAG ggAGACCTGCTGGACTCGACCATTCCCCCGAATCCTGTGTGGTTCAGCCCAACGGTGCTGGAGGAGATGGACCGGATCGTTCCTGCGTCTGGCCGTGACGCTCCGTTACCGACGCGTGCTCTGAAGGGGAAGAAG aAAGCCAGTGTGAGACGTCGTCCACGACCCGATCCCTCCAAGCCGAGACCGGAGGAGCTGCAG GTGGAGGGAGCTCCGACTGAGAGGACCAGGCCAGCCCGTCGCCAGCCCAGGAGAGCCACCCCCACGTTGGAGGTTGACGCCCCCGCCGAGTCCTCTCCCGCGCCTCTGGAGGACCATGTTATGGATGACAGCTGCCAG GCTTCTTCGTTGGAACCCTGTGCCAGCGGTCCGCCTGTCCAGACTGTGAGGGCCACACATTGCCAGGCTGACTACAGATACGGTACATTTTCCCGTAATCACCAGTGCACCTGTATGGCTCTGACATTTTTAGCGTACCACAGTGAGGGGTTGCAGTTTGACACAGTCTTACTTGACAGAGTACTTGAGCAAGGAGATGCACTTTATGTTGGCATTAAACAGCAGCTCATGTTGGACGGTAGATTTGTTGATAATCACTTGACAGTTGAAGAGATGCCCCAACAAGTACTGACAGACGGGAACATCTACTCTGTACACACAACGGGTGTCAGAGTTGGTCGTGTTTTGTGTCAGAATGATAGCCCTCAAAGGTCACGGCCAATGGGATTTCCTCTTGCCTCACAACTAGAGTGTCTGTCTGAAAATGTCACCCATGCTTTTCTTTTGGTGACTCCAGAGTGCATTGCAGTTTTCCGGGACAGAGACGGTAGGTTTGGAGTTTTTGATTCTCACTCAAGAAACTCAGCAGGCCTGCCCCATCCTAACGGAACTGCAGTGGTCATGACCTTTAGCAACCTAACGCTCATGGTTGAACATCTGTACAAACTGTTTCAGAACCGTGGCCCCTATGCCACGTATGAGTTTGTACCAGTATCGTTTGTTAGCGACGACATTGGTGATGCCCCTCCTCCGGCCTTGAGCAATCTGAATATTTCACCTGGATCCACACAAGCAAGCCCAGGTGCTAAGAAATCAGAGAGCgcttctgatgaagaggatgaagaggaaatGCCAGCTTGGCTTGTTCAAGTTGGCCACATATTAGAGGAAACCGTCCCAACGATGCCAGATGTGTCCAAATTGCCGAAAGCCAGGAGAATAAAAGTAAGAGACAGGGTCAAAGCACAGCTGGGACAGGATgtagttaaaaaaatgaaacaaagaacatctgagaaagaaaaatatgataCATCGCCTACATATAAGGTAAAAAAACTACGGGCAATGAAACAAGCATATCTTCTACAACATGCAGAGAGGAAGATCCAGTTAACTGCTAGATACAAGCGTGATGTTGCTTACCGAAGGAGACTAATGGAATATGTaaaggaaagatacagcaacgatcccatctacagaggccgacaaatgaaatatgtgaaggaaagatacagcaacgatcccaACTTCACAGCCAGACAGAAAAGACTTATGAGGATGTATATGAAGAAAATGTACAGCAAGTTACAGTTCCGGGTGcaacataataaaaaatgtgctGTCAACAGGAGACTAAGGCTATCAAAGAAGAAGCTTTCTCAAAATACAATGCTGCAGTGTGCAATGAGAATCAGGCGAAAATACAGAAGGACTTTAGGCTTTCTCCAAGGAACTCCACAGCCTCTGATCAGCAACGAAATGAAAGCTGCAATTATGAAATTTCAAgagaaaattcaacttggaccCACACATGTCTGCACGGTTTGTCACAGAGCTCTTTTCCCGTGTCAAGTCAAGCATTGTAACAGAGCCAAATATACCAAGAACATTCGTGTGGAGGCCCAATGCCTGACAGGTACGTATGTTCACATGTGTGACTCTGCATGCTCCGCCCCGTGTTCTGTACCCAAAGAGAGGACTCAGGAGTGGATCTGCTACACATGTGACAGCTACGTAACCAGAGGAAAGATGCCATCAATCGCTGCTGCCAATCACCTGGACCTGGCACCGATTCCCACAGAGCTTTCCCTATTGAATGTACTTGAGAGGCAATTGATTGCAAAAATACTGCCTTTTGCCAAGATTGTTTCATTGCCCAAAGGACAGCAGAGAGCAATTCATGGAGCTGTTGTTTGTGTACCTTCGGAAATGGAAACAATCGTGAACTGTCTTCCCAGGCCCAGCACAGAAGCACAGCTTTTACAGGTTAAGCTGAAGaggaaaattaaatacaaaggaTACCAATACTTTTACACAGTaaacatggaaaatgttttgGCTGCACTGAGAAAGCTTAAAGAGACCCACCCGGATTACAAGgatgtaaatataaatgaaagtgcAACATTTGAGGATTTCCAGGAGGACCAACCTGTTGAGGAATCAGAAACCCAAGCAGAGGATGCAGTCACAGACCAACCTGACCACATAGGGGAAGAACATCAGGCTCTTCGACCGGGTCTGATCTTGGACACTTGTATGCAGCCACCTGACATAGCACAGGAAGTGCTCTCCTATGGAGATGGAATTTTTAGTGTCGCTCCCGCCCAAGGAAACAAACCCGTTGGCTTCTTTACTGTTCCAAGGCTGGAAGCCAAGGCTTTTCCTGTGCAGTTCCCCACTGGCCAAAACACGTTAGACGAAGCCAGACGAGTTATACTGTCACCAAGTATGTATTTCAATGTCAGGCTTTTCTCTGTAGACACTCGATTTGCCAAAGACCAGAGTTATCTTTTCTTTGCTCAGTTTGTTACTGAGACTCATATGGCCAACAACAGCATGTCAATTCAGTCAAGAAAAGGCAAAGCCAGGAGCAAAGAAGGACAAAACATTTCCAGCAAGATGCTACAAGACAAAGAAGAGTTAGAAAAACTAATCCAAAATAAAGAGGCCACTCGTTTTATGCAACCCCTAAGAGGAACTCCAGCTTATTGGGAGAAAGGTTTGCGCGATTTGCACGCCATGGTGAGGCAGCTGGGAAAGCCAACCTTCTTTTGTACCTTCTCTGCTGCTGAAATGAGATGGCCGGAAGTCATTGAGGCCATCAAAGCTCAACACGGAGAGCAAGTCAACTTTTCAGAGCTCGACTGGAACACCAAGTGTGACATTCTTAGGAGCAACCCTGTTACTGTGATGAGAATGTTCTCCAAGAGGGTGGATGCTCTCTTCACAGATCTCATTTTGTCCCCTGCGCAGCCCATCGGACCAGTTGAGGATTACTTTTATCGTGTGGAATTTCAAGCAAGGGGTTCCCCGCATATACATTCTGTGATATGGATTAAGGATGCACCTGAGATGGAGGACCCCTCATGTTGTGACCAAGTCATCAATTTCATCGACCGTTACATATCTTGTCAGTTGCCCGATGAAACCACAGACCCTGAGCTCCACAAAATTGTAACGGAGGTTCAAATGCACAGCAAAAAGCATTCCAAATCATGCAAGAAAGGAAATGTGCAATGCAGATTTGGATTTCCCAAACTACCCATGGACCGCACCAGAATCACAGCCCCTCTCTTATTCGACTTTGAAAATGATTGTGATGAAAAAACTAAGCAATCCAGACAAAAGGATGGCCAGAAGAAGTCCAGAAAATCGAAGCCAATAATCATCTCAAACCAACAAAGAGAAGCAAAGAGGAAGCTGAAATCAATAAGGGATTTGCTCATGGATCAAAAATCTTCTTTCAAGGATTTGCCAGAATTACTCCAGGCTTGTAAGATGACCAAAGAAGAATACAACCACTATGTGGATGCTCTGACTTCTGGAATGGTAGTGATGATGAAGCGTGATCCCAAAGACAGCTGGGTGAATGGATACAACCCGGATCTCTTGCGTGCTTGGAATGCTAACATGGACATTCAGTATGTGATCGATGAGTACAGCTGTATTGAGTACATGATGTCCTACATAGCCAAGCCAGAGCATGAAATGGCGCAGTTCCTCAAATCCGTTGTGGAGGATCTAAAGAAGTCCGATGTCAACCAACGGGACGAGATGAAAAAGATCATGCAGGCCTATTCAAAACAGAGAGAAGTTAGCGCTCAAGAGTCAGTAGCCCGTACATGTAGTCTACCCCTTAAAAAGTCATCACGCAGTGTCATTTTTATCCAAACTGATGAAGACTGTGTGAAAATGAGCCTTCCCATGAGCAAACTGATAAACATGGCCCCAGATGAAGAGAATGTTTGGATGACAGGATTGCCTGAAAAATATCTCAACAGACCTGAAACGTTAGAATTTCAACACATGTGCCTGGCGGAATTTGTGTCGGAATACAGGGTCCTTTATGGAAAACAAATTGAAGGACGAAATGCCATCCCCTCCTAA